In Halorientalis sp. LT38, a genomic segment contains:
- a CDS encoding MBL fold metallo-hydrolase: MVHSDWGDWLPAAVADADPDGLALWYLGCNGFVLKAADGTTVFVDPYLGTGDPPRTVRMIPVPFDPTDVRDADAVLATHEHSDHVDGPSQAPILAETGADYVGPDDSLAVTEAANWTDRWDVDESQFHEVSEGDTFEVGELRIHVEAANDPDATHPVSYVFEHDAGTFFHGGDARPGESFADIGEAYDIDLGVLAFGSDGMLPDKQTREPKYTKWYSDENEICEAARQLQLDRLLPTHWDMWKGLTADPTALHDHVRSHDHPNRVEIVEIGDRVDL; this comes from the coding sequence CTGCCGGCGGCCGTCGCCGACGCCGATCCCGACGGGCTGGCGCTCTGGTATCTGGGCTGTAACGGGTTCGTCCTGAAGGCGGCCGACGGGACGACCGTCTTCGTCGACCCCTACCTCGGGACCGGCGATCCCCCGCGGACGGTCCGGATGATCCCCGTGCCCTTCGACCCGACCGACGTCCGCGATGCCGACGCCGTCCTCGCGACCCACGAGCACTCCGACCACGTAGACGGCCCGAGTCAGGCCCCGATCCTCGCCGAGACCGGCGCGGACTACGTCGGGCCGGACGATTCGCTGGCCGTCACCGAAGCAGCGAACTGGACCGACCGCTGGGACGTCGACGAGTCGCAGTTCCACGAGGTGAGCGAAGGGGACACATTCGAGGTCGGCGAACTACGGATCCACGTCGAAGCCGCGAACGACCCCGACGCGACCCACCCGGTGTCGTACGTCTTCGAACACGACGCCGGCACGTTCTTCCACGGCGGGGACGCGCGACCGGGCGAGTCCTTCGCCGACATCGGCGAGGCGTACGACATCGACCTCGGCGTGCTCGCCTTCGGCTCCGACGGGATGCTCCCGGACAAGCAGACCCGCGAACCGAAGTACACGAAGTGGTACAGCGACGAGAACGAGATCTGCGAGGCCGCCCGGCAACTCCAACTGGATCGGCTCCTCCCCACTCACTGGGACATGTGGAAGGGACTGACGGCCGACCCCACCGCGCTGCACGATCACGTCAGGAGTCACGACCACCCAAATCGGGTCGAAATCGTCGAGATCGGGGACCGGGTCGACCTGTAA
- a CDS encoding helix-turn-helix domain-containing protein: MRYAEIVVNKLEPTSPTEELLAASEDVTREQLHHLDLLDDGTATTLYEMSGDVDRVREIAADDDALIDYQISEGEERITVYAHFEPTDTLTELLELVRTHELILDMPLEYTDRGDVRALVIGQADTFQDVLARIPDTIDVELERIGDYRPESERLFAQLTQRQQETLLAALEIGYYETPRQASQRDVADYLDRSDGTVGEHLRKVESAVLSAIAPRSPATRFD, encoded by the coding sequence ATGCGCTACGCGGAGATCGTCGTCAATAAGCTCGAGCCCACGTCGCCGACCGAGGAACTGCTGGCGGCGTCCGAGGACGTCACCCGCGAGCAACTCCATCACCTCGATCTGCTCGACGACGGCACGGCCACGACCCTCTACGAGATGTCCGGTGACGTCGATCGAGTCAGGGAGATCGCCGCCGACGACGACGCGCTCATCGACTACCAGATCTCCGAGGGCGAGGAACGCATCACCGTCTACGCCCACTTCGAGCCGACCGACACCCTCACCGAATTGCTGGAGCTCGTCCGCACGCACGAACTCATCCTCGACATGCCCCTCGAGTACACCGACCGTGGCGACGTCCGGGCGCTCGTTATCGGCCAGGCCGACACCTTTCAGGACGTTCTCGCCCGCATCCCCGACACCATCGACGTCGAACTCGAGCGGATCGGCGACTACCGGCCCGAGTCCGAACGCCTGTTCGCGCAATTGACCCAGCGCCAGCAGGAGACGCTGCTGGCCGCGCTCGAAATCGGGTACTACGAGACGCCGCGCCAGGCCTCCCAGCGGGACGTCGCCGACTACCTGGACCGCTCGGACGGGACCGTCGGCGAACACCTCCGGAAGGTCGAGTCGGCCGTCCTCTCCGCCATCGCACCGCGCTCACCCGCTACTCGTTTCGACTGA
- a CDS encoding M20 family metallopeptidase, producing MSRDMSLVPTALRTAIDGRDETLVDRLLELLAFDTSNPPGETGAIVDYLDAEFQSLGIVTERIVTDPVKPNLLATIPGSSDRTLLYNGHVDTVPYDATAWERDPLGERDGERIYGRGATDMKGPLAAMLDVASAYAESDTEPPVTLEFAFVSDEEIAGEPGLPALLESDRIDADWCVIGETTCEGGRHSVTVADKGSVWLTLESEGEAAHGSRPMLGENAIDRLCEAIERVRREFGTEQFELDAEVAAIVAESVKYYAPAMGEAAARELFEYPTINLGTIEGGESVNSVPARARARLDFRLTAGVETRDVLQDIRDCADDCEGVRIADVSWSVGTYEPLSSPLVSAVTEAAAAVSGDHVYRRSATGGGDAKKFRRTGIPTVEFGFGTDTVHAVDEYTTVEALIENSLVYASLPYRLVGGGEPSSVPDQ from the coding sequence ATGTCCCGGGACATGTCGCTCGTGCCGACGGCGTTGCGTACCGCCATCGACGGCCGCGATGAGACCCTCGTCGATCGACTCCTGGAGCTGCTGGCGTTCGACACCTCGAATCCACCCGGCGAGACGGGTGCGATCGTCGACTACCTCGATGCGGAGTTCCAGTCGCTCGGCATCGTGACCGAACGGATCGTCACCGACCCCGTCAAACCCAATCTTCTCGCGACGATACCCGGGTCGTCGGACCGAACGCTGCTGTACAACGGGCACGTCGACACCGTTCCCTACGACGCGACGGCCTGGGAGCGCGATCCGCTCGGTGAGCGCGACGGTGAACGGATCTACGGCCGCGGCGCGACGGACATGAAGGGGCCACTCGCCGCCATGCTGGACGTCGCCAGTGCCTACGCCGAGTCAGACACGGAACCGCCGGTGACCCTGGAGTTCGCCTTCGTGAGCGACGAAGAGATCGCCGGCGAGCCCGGCCTCCCCGCGCTGCTCGAGAGCGATCGCATCGACGCCGACTGGTGCGTGATCGGCGAGACCACCTGCGAGGGCGGCCGCCACTCCGTGACCGTCGCGGACAAGGGGAGCGTGTGGCTGACGCTGGAGAGCGAAGGTGAGGCTGCACACGGTTCGCGCCCGATGCTCGGCGAGAACGCGATCGACCGGCTGTGCGAGGCCATCGAACGCGTTCGCCGCGAGTTCGGAACGGAACAGTTCGAGCTAGACGCCGAGGTCGCGGCCATCGTCGCGGAGTCGGTGAAGTACTACGCCCCGGCGATGGGCGAGGCCGCCGCTCGCGAACTGTTCGAGTATCCCACGATCAACCTCGGGACCATCGAGGGCGGCGAGAGCGTCAACAGCGTCCCGGCACGGGCGCGCGCTCGCCTGGACTTCCGCCTGACTGCGGGCGTCGAGACTCGTGACGTGCTCCAGGACATTCGCGACTGCGCAGACGACTGTGAGGGAGTCCGGATCGCGGACGTCTCCTGGAGCGTCGGGACGTACGAACCGCTATCCAGTCCGCTCGTCTCGGCGGTAACTGAAGCCGCCGCGGCCGTGTCCGGCGATCACGTCTACCGCCGGAGTGCGACCGGCGGGGGCGACGCCAAGAAGTTCCGGCGGACGGGGATTCCGACGGTGGAGTTCGGATTCGGCACGGACACCGTTCACGCCGTCGACGAGTACACGACCGTCGAGGCGCTCATCGAGAACTCGCTCGTGTACGCGTCGCTCCCGTACCGACTCGTCGGCGGCGGCGAACCGAGCTCTGTCCCGGACCAGTAG
- a CDS encoding YgaP family membrane protein yields MDRNVGGVDRAVRIALGVLVAVAGAAAIGGYWRAGAAVGALILAIGAVLVITGTTQRCPIYAGAGIDTCETER; encoded by the coding sequence ATGGACCGAAACGTCGGCGGCGTTGATCGGGCCGTTCGGATCGCGCTCGGTGTGCTCGTCGCGGTCGCGGGTGCGGCGGCCATCGGTGGCTACTGGCGCGCGGGAGCCGCTGTCGGCGCGTTGATTCTCGCAATCGGCGCGGTGCTGGTGATCACGGGGACCACCCAGCGCTGTCCGATCTACGCTGGCGCCGGGATCGATACGTGCGAAACGGAACGGTGA
- the trxA gene encoding thioredoxin, with protein MSENPSIDDIREEKIEELRESTDESGSVTPSEPIHVGSPDDLSGAVDQYDVVLVDFYADWCGPCKMLEPTIEELAAETEAAIAKVDVDQNQQLAAQYGVQGVPMLLLFADGEPAEKLVGVKSKDDLAGLIEAYN; from the coding sequence ATGAGCGAGAACCCATCCATCGACGACATCAGGGAAGAGAAGATCGAGGAACTTCGCGAATCCACCGACGAGAGCGGTTCTGTTACCCCCTCGGAGCCGATTCACGTCGGCTCTCCCGACGATCTCTCGGGGGCCGTCGACCAGTACGACGTCGTGCTGGTGGACTTCTACGCGGACTGGTGTGGGCCCTGCAAGATGCTGGAACCGACCATCGAGGAACTGGCGGCCGAGACCGAGGCTGCCATCGCGAAGGTCGACGTCGACCAGAACCAGCAACTCGCTGCCCAGTACGGCGTCCAGGGCGTCCCCATGCTCCTGCTGTTCGCCGACGGTGAACCGGCCGAAAAGCTGGTCGGCGTCAAGAGTAAAGACGACCTGGCCGGCCTGATCGAGGCCTACAACTGA
- a CDS encoding FAD-dependent oxidoreductase, translating to MTAPVVVVGGDAAGMSAASKFKRDAPERDVVVFERGEWVSYGACGLPYYVKGAVETLEDLVSVTPEAFVEERGIDLRTHHEVTAIDPEDRTVTVAGPDGEFEQSYGDLLISTGARAVEPPLDGMERDGVFTLHSMHAGAEIRRALGVETPSVDRREAASVYADAESPESVGIIGGGYVGIEMAEAFAERGLDVHVFEMLPHTLQPFGAEAAATVEDHLREQGIDLHLDTPVGAIRGDERVTAIAAGDEDVPVDLALVGVGVAPNTELAEDAGIELGPTGAIATDEYGRTSEDHVYAAGDCAEATHVVTGEPDHVPLALTANREGRAIGQTLAGDPTPVGEIAGTAAVKAFDLEVARTGVIDEDAAREAGFEPVSVTITAPSRAHYYPGGSEIQFTIVGDRESGRVLGASMVGREGVAKRIDTVAAALHAEMTAHQLSYLDLAYAPPFSPVWDPVLTAAKVLEGKLE from the coding sequence ATGACAGCGCCAGTAGTCGTGGTCGGCGGAGACGCGGCGGGAATGAGTGCCGCGAGCAAGTTCAAACGCGACGCACCGGAGCGGGACGTGGTCGTCTTCGAGCGGGGTGAATGGGTCTCGTACGGCGCGTGCGGGCTCCCGTACTACGTGAAAGGCGCCGTGGAGACGCTCGAGGACCTCGTCTCGGTGACGCCCGAGGCGTTCGTCGAAGAGCGCGGCATCGACCTCCGGACACACCACGAGGTGACGGCCATCGATCCGGAGGACCGAACCGTGACGGTCGCGGGCCCCGACGGCGAGTTCGAGCAGTCCTACGGTGACCTCCTGATCTCGACCGGCGCGCGCGCCGTCGAACCACCGCTCGACGGGATGGAACGCGACGGCGTGTTCACACTCCACAGTATGCACGCGGGGGCGGAGATCCGGCGGGCGCTCGGCGTCGAGACGCCGTCCGTGGATCGTCGCGAGGCGGCCTCGGTCTACGCCGACGCCGAGTCCCCCGAGTCGGTCGGGATCATCGGCGGTGGGTACGTCGGCATCGAGATGGCCGAGGCCTTCGCCGAGCGCGGCCTCGACGTTCACGTGTTCGAGATGTTGCCACACACCCTCCAGCCGTTCGGTGCGGAGGCAGCCGCGACCGTCGAGGACCACCTCCGTGAGCAGGGCATCGACCTCCACCTCGACACCCCGGTCGGAGCGATTCGCGGGGACGAGCGGGTGACGGCCATCGCGGCCGGCGACGAGGACGTCCCCGTGGACCTCGCGCTGGTCGGCGTGGGCGTCGCGCCCAACACTGAACTCGCCGAGGACGCGGGGATCGAACTCGGTCCGACCGGTGCCATCGCGACCGACGAGTACGGTCGAACCAGCGAGGACCACGTCTACGCGGCCGGCGACTGCGCCGAGGCGACCCACGTCGTGACCGGCGAGCCCGATCACGTCCCGCTCGCGCTGACGGCCAACCGGGAGGGACGGGCCATCGGCCAGACGCTCGCCGGCGACCCGACGCCGGTCGGCGAAATCGCAGGGACGGCCGCTGTCAAGGCCTTCGATCTGGAAGTCGCACGCACGGGCGTGATCGACGAGGATGCCGCCCGCGAGGCGGGCTTCGAACCCGTCTCGGTGACGATCACGGCCCCCTCGCGCGCCCACTACTACCCGGGCGGCTCGGAGATCCAGTTCACGATCGTCGGCGACCGCGAGAGCGGCCGCGTCCTCGGCGCGAGCATGGTCGGCCGCGAGGGCGTCGCCAAGCGCATCGACACCGTCGCCGCGGCGCTGCACGCCGAGATGACGGCCCACCAGCTCTCGTATCTCGACCTCGCGTACGCACCCCCGTTCAGCCCGGTGTGGGACCCCGTGCTCACGGCCGCGAAGGTCCTGGAGGGGAAACTGGAATGA
- a CDS encoding class I SAM-dependent methyltransferase, with translation MPVVEPFEDHTDRYDRWFETHEAAYESELAAVRAPLPTIEPDRAVEVGVGSGQFAAPLDVGLGVDPSPAMLRRARDRGVTPIQGVAESLPLRDDSVSTVVLVTTICFVDDVERTLAEAHRVLGPGGTLAVGFVARDGPLGERYREKQCSNPFYQDATFVAVPDLLDAMAAAGFVDWAALQTLFSDPASMDLPDPVREGWGDGSFVVVSGRVPD, from the coding sequence ATGCCCGTCGTCGAACCTTTCGAGGACCACACCGACCGGTACGATCGGTGGTTCGAGACGCACGAGGCCGCCTACGAGTCGGAACTGGCGGCCGTGCGGGCGCCGCTGCCGACGATCGAACCCGACCGGGCCGTGGAGGTCGGCGTCGGGAGCGGGCAGTTCGCGGCCCCGCTCGACGTCGGGCTCGGCGTCGACCCGTCTCCCGCGATGCTTCGGCGCGCACGCGACCGGGGCGTCACCCCGATCCAGGGCGTCGCGGAGTCCCTGCCGTTGAGAGACGACAGCGTGTCCACCGTCGTCCTCGTGACGACGATCTGCTTCGTCGACGACGTGGAACGGACGCTGGCCGAAGCACACCGCGTCCTCGGCCCGGGCGGGACGCTCGCCGTCGGATTCGTCGCCCGCGACGGCCCGCTCGGCGAACGGTATCGCGAGAAGCAGTGCTCGAACCCCTTCTACCAGGACGCGACGTTCGTCGCGGTCCCGGACCTGCTGGACGCGATGGCGGCGGCGGGCTTCGTCGACTGGGCCGCCCTCCAGACGCTCTTCAGCGATCCGGCGAGCATGGACCTGCCCGATCCCGTCAGAGAGGGCTGGGGCGACGGCTCGTTCGTCGTCGTGAGCGGTCGCGTTCCGGACTGA
- a CDS encoding DUF1641 domain-containing protein, translating into MAEQQQDGTSAAGEASAEPAETEGDLPPEVKAAVAEQPEEVARFLDNLGAVNDLLDGTAVATAAMDDEMVQNLAATGTNLGAAADGLATPEAAKLGEAAGENAGDLAEAIETLARLQRSGTLDDVLALADTLSLLTAAMDDEMVTNLTATGSRLGELADTAADDDVAGSLESVLEALGEAGDQPPEPPGVLGMLRAMRDPDVQAGMGFLLAVAGALGRDLGEE; encoded by the coding sequence ATGGCAGAACAACAGCAAGACGGAACCAGCGCGGCCGGTGAAGCGTCCGCCGAGCCGGCCGAGACCGAGGGTGACCTCCCCCCGGAAGTAAAGGCGGCCGTCGCCGAGCAGCCGGAGGAAGTGGCGCGCTTCCTCGACAACCTCGGAGCGGTCAACGACCTACTGGACGGGACGGCCGTCGCCACCGCCGCGATGGACGACGAGATGGTCCAGAACCTGGCGGCGACGGGGACGAACCTCGGCGCGGCCGCGGACGGACTGGCGACGCCCGAGGCGGCCAAACTCGGCGAAGCGGCCGGCGAGAACGCGGGGGACCTGGCCGAGGCCATCGAGACGCTCGCGCGCCTCCAGCGGTCGGGGACGCTCGACGACGTGCTCGCGCTGGCCGACACGCTCTCCCTGCTGACGGCCGCGATGGACGACGAGATGGTCACGAATCTGACCGCGACCGGCTCGCGGCTGGGCGAACTGGCGGACACGGCCGCCGACGACGACGTGGCGGGGTCGCTCGAATCGGTGCTGGAAGCCCTCGGCGAAGCCGGCGACCAGCCGCCCGAACCCCCAGGTGTCCTGGGGATGCTCAGGGCGATGCGGGACCCCGACGTGCAGGCCGGGATGGGCTTTCTCCTGGCGGTCGCCGGTGCGCTCGGTCGCGACCTCGGCGAGGAGTGA